One stretch of Dissulfurimicrobium hydrothermale DNA includes these proteins:
- a CDS encoding protoglobin domain-containing protein — protein sequence MKDQNDLDEQARELAQHLGIDEQDIKERLRYLSLTHEDIGLIKRLSEAAKGQDTAYLWDHFYAHLQGFEKSNRFLTSHDRLKQLKLTQNRHFLELLAGNYDLDFFLSRLKVGIRHD from the coding sequence GTGAAAGACCAAAATGACCTGGACGAACAGGCGAGGGAGCTGGCCCAACACCTGGGTATTGATGAACAGGATATCAAAGAAAGGCTCCGCTACCTCTCTTTGACCCATGAAGACATAGGGCTCATAAAGAGGCTCAGCGAGGCGGCAAAGGGTCAAGACACGGCCTATCTCTGGGACCACTTCTACGCCCACCTGCAGGGATTTGAGAAGAGCAACAGGTTTTTGACGAGTCATGATAGGCTGAAGCAGCTTAAACTGACTCAGAATAGACACTTTTTAGAGCTTTTGGCAGGCAACTACGACCTCGATTTCTTTTTAAGCCGGCTCAAGGTAGGCATACGGCACGATTAG
- a CDS encoding ABC transporter permease, giving the protein MMKDAIRRWTQPDRVLPILTIAVLIALWEWTVREFAISPNMLPPPSQVAAALWELSVSGVLFHYIIASLFRVTWGYFLAVATAIPIGLFLGLWPLGRAIFNPIIQFLRPISPLAWIPLAILWLGIGDRPAIFLIFLAVFFPMLVSVMGSVAGIKVTYLRIAQNFGLKGYRLYTKVILPAALPEIVTGLRITLGTAWLVIVAAEMIAVKSGLGYLIIDARNSLRMDQVMGGMVVIGIIGLGLDYMIRGLENLPSVRWKQMRK; this is encoded by the coding sequence ATGATGAAAGACGCCATAAGGAGGTGGACGCAACCGGACAGGGTCTTACCCATCCTCACGATTGCAGTCCTGATCGCCCTGTGGGAGTGGACGGTGCGGGAATTCGCTATCTCTCCCAACATGCTTCCACCGCCCTCTCAGGTGGCGGCGGCGCTTTGGGAGCTTTCGGTATCCGGCGTGCTCTTTCATTACATAATAGCGAGCCTGTTCCGCGTGACATGGGGATATTTTCTTGCAGTGGCCACGGCCATCCCCATAGGCCTGTTTCTGGGTCTCTGGCCGCTTGGGCGGGCTATCTTCAACCCGATCATACAATTCCTGCGTCCGATCTCGCCCCTTGCATGGATACCGCTTGCCATCCTCTGGCTCGGCATCGGGGACAGACCGGCCATATTCCTGATATTTCTTGCCGTCTTCTTTCCCATGCTGGTAAGCGTGATGGGAAGCGTCGCGGGGATCAAGGTCACCTACTTGAGGATAGCCCAGAACTTCGGGCTCAAGGGCTACAGGCTCTACACAAAGGTCATCCTGCCTGCCGCCCTCCCTGAAATAGTAACAGGTCTCAGGATCACCCTTGGGACCGCATGGCTTGTCATAGTCGCAGCAGAGATGATCGCGGTGAAATCCGGCCTTGGCTATTTGATAATAGACGCCAGAAATTCGCTTAGAATGGACCAGGTCATGGGGGGCATGGTAGTGATCGGGATTATAGGCCTTGGGCTCGATTATATGATAAGGGGCCTTGAAAACCTCCCGTCTGTCAGATGGAAACAGATGCGTAAATAA
- a CDS encoding ABC transporter ATP-binding protein: MPDKTDKPNKIEINGLFKSYMGKTPEADGDGCRLPEGSTVLHDINISIPQRSFTCFIGPSGCGKSTLLRIMGGFDTPSRGQVLIDNEPVNGPSPRHIFVFQEDGLFPWMTVRENVALGARQIDDPEARKQMVMEYVELVGLQGFENHYPHELSGGMKRRAEVARALITNPDILFMDEPFGALDFLTRLQMREEMLNVHMMFDTTILFITHDIDEAIQLGDKIVVFSERPTRIKADITLDHPHPRDFTKGELAALRREIYFLMGIHAAL; this comes from the coding sequence ATGCCAGATAAAACAGACAAACCAAACAAAATAGAAATCAACGGGCTTTTCAAGTCCTACATGGGCAAAACCCCTGAGGCAGACGGGGATGGATGCCGGTTGCCAGAGGGTTCGACCGTCCTCCATGACATAAACATCTCCATCCCTCAGCGCTCATTTACCTGCTTTATAGGCCCCTCTGGTTGCGGAAAATCCACGCTTTTAAGGATAATGGGCGGTTTCGATACGCCTAGCAGAGGCCAGGTGCTTATTGACAATGAGCCTGTAAACGGCCCAAGCCCAAGGCACATCTTTGTCTTCCAGGAGGATGGGCTCTTTCCGTGGATGACTGTCAGGGAGAATGTGGCCCTGGGCGCAAGGCAGATCGACGACCCCGAGGCCAGGAAGCAGATGGTCATGGAATATGTCGAGCTCGTCGGGCTTCAGGGCTTTGAGAATCACTATCCGCATGAACTCTCAGGGGGTATGAAGAGGCGGGCGGAGGTGGCCCGCGCCCTTATCACAAACCCCGACATCCTCTTCATGGACGAACCCTTTGGCGCACTGGATTTTCTGACAAGGCTTCAGATGCGGGAAGAGATGCTGAACGTCCACATGATGTTTGACACCACGATCCTGTTCATCACCCACGACATAGACGAGGCCATACAGCTCGGCGACAAGATCGTGGTCTTCAGCGAGCGGCCCACGAGGATCAAGGCCGACATCACCCTGGACCACCCCCACCCGAGGGACTTTACAAAGGGTGAGCTTGCGGCCCTGAGAAGGGAGATATACTTCCTGATGGGTATCCACGCCGCACTATGA
- a CDS encoding bifunctional diguanylate cyclase/phosphodiesterase, with translation MEPSLVLSTLKAVSKAVLLDMILESYSYFAVREKRLGEAKKTIERVNRAFQVIHEINDLIVRATDLNKLLDNATRIIVETGGFALAWIGMVDPQTGLILPRAAHGLTDYLKGIKVSIDPSLPEGQGPTGTAAREKKVIVVQAIGEDPRFLPWKEMAQRFGLRSASALPIVIAGEAKGTLNIYSTRYASFTDKEVALLEEVAGDIAYAIDHMEKEEEVERLLFWDGLTGLGNHNRFTAYLASHLQILNSEKDHCLVLILDIDRFGVINHALGVPKGDLVLKEIANRLKVFAGDSGDAARFGADEFGLALDICNKNPLTVIEELRRLISLHPIRLDGDEISVSASMGLAVFPEDGLQASQLIERAKMALSEAKKQGEDQICFYSHELFEKNLKKVELERELKEALKNREFVLFFQPKIDLLTREIAGFEALIRWQHPEKGLIPPGEFIPFLEESGLIVEVGKWVMEEAIRHIKESPVCKDSRMVISFNVSFKQFEKQFEQPGFIQELIETVKASGVDPKRLQIEVTEGLLMKNTRETIEKLARIHEAGLGISIDDFGTGYSSLQYLKDLPASTLKIDYSFVKGLPDERDDVEIVKTILLLAQGLGKKTVAEGVETREQLVFLAGLGVNEVQGFYFARPMPKGECIKWIEDYRPETYFWPRR, from the coding sequence ATGGAACCATCCTTGGTACTGTCTACCCTTAAGGCCGTTTCAAAGGCCGTTCTCCTGGACATGATCCTCGAAAGTTACAGCTACTTCGCTGTCCGAGAAAAAAGGCTTGGTGAGGCAAAGAAGACCATCGAGAGGGTGAACAGGGCCTTTCAGGTCATCCACGAGATAAACGATCTCATCGTAAGGGCCACTGACCTGAACAAACTCCTTGACAACGCCACCCGGATCATCGTAGAGACAGGCGGTTTCGCCCTGGCCTGGATCGGCATGGTGGACCCGCAGACCGGCCTCATCCTGCCCAGGGCGGCCCACGGCCTTACGGACTATCTCAAGGGCATCAAGGTCTCCATCGACCCCAGCCTTCCAGAGGGCCAGGGACCTACAGGGACCGCTGCCAGGGAAAAGAAGGTCATAGTCGTTCAGGCCATTGGCGAGGACCCGCGCTTTCTGCCCTGGAAAGAAATGGCCCAAAGGTTCGGCCTGCGCTCCGCATCCGCCCTGCCCATCGTGATAGCAGGCGAGGCCAAGGGGACCCTGAACATCTACTCCACAAGGTATGCCTCCTTTACGGACAAAGAGGTCGCCCTGCTTGAAGAGGTGGCAGGGGACATCGCCTATGCCATAGATCACATGGAGAAGGAAGAAGAGGTGGAGAGACTCCTCTTCTGGGATGGGCTCACGGGCCTCGGAAATCACAACCGCTTCACCGCCTATCTTGCCTCCCATCTGCAGATTCTGAATTCGGAAAAGGATCACTGTCTGGTCTTGATTTTGGACATAGACCGCTTCGGGGTAATAAATCACGCCCTGGGCGTGCCCAAGGGCGACCTGGTCCTCAAGGAGATCGCAAACAGGCTCAAGGTCTTTGCAGGGGACTCCGGCGATGCGGCAAGATTCGGCGCCGACGAGTTCGGCCTGGCACTGGACATCTGCAACAAAAACCCCCTGACGGTCATTGAAGAGCTGAGACGGCTCATTTCACTGCACCCCATAAGGCTGGACGGTGACGAGATCTCGGTCAGCGCCTCCATGGGCCTGGCCGTATTCCCCGAGGACGGCCTTCAGGCCAGTCAGCTCATCGAGCGGGCCAAGATGGCCCTTTCAGAGGCCAAAAAACAGGGGGAAGATCAGATATGCTTCTATTCCCACGAACTATTTGAAAAAAACCTCAAAAAGGTCGAGCTGGAAAGGGAACTCAAGGAGGCCTTGAAAAACCGGGAATTCGTGCTCTTCTTTCAGCCCAAGATAGACCTCCTGACCAGAGAGATCGCTGGCTTCGAGGCCCTGATCCGCTGGCAGCACCCAGAAAAGGGCCTGATCCCGCCAGGCGAGTTCATTCCATTTCTGGAGGAGTCCGGGCTCATAGTGGAGGTGGGCAAGTGGGTCATGGAAGAGGCCATCAGGCACATAAAAGAAAGCCCGGTCTGCAAAGACTCCCGCATGGTCATATCGTTCAATGTCTCCTTCAAACAGTTCGAGAAACAGTTCGAGCAGCCCGGCTTTATACAGGAGCTCATCGAGACGGTCAAGGCCTCGGGCGTGGACCCGAAGAGGCTCCAGATCGAGGTCACCGAGGGCCTTCTCATGAAAAACACCAGGGAGACCATTGAAAAGCTGGCGCGCATACATGAGGCCGGGCTGGGTATCTCCATAGACGACTTCGGAACGGGCTATTCGTCCCTCCAGTACCTGAAGGACCTTCCGGCCTCGACGCTCAAGATCGACTACTCCTTTGTAAAGGGCCTTCCCGATGAGAGGGACGATGTGGAGATAGTAAAGACCATCCTCCTTCTTGCCCAGGGCCTTGGCAAAAAGACCGTTGCAGAGGGCGTTGAGACCAGAGAGCAGCTCGTGTTTCTCGCAGGGCTTGGGGTGAATGAGGTTCAGGGCTTTTATTTCGCCAGGCCCATGCCCAAGGGCGAATGTATCAAGTGGATCGAGGACTACAGGCCCGAGACGTATTTCTGGCCCAGGAGATAA
- a CDS encoding ABC transporter substrate-binding protein, protein MICPVAAKHLKSTPMAFTPIKFTSWPDLIESLESGELDITFILAPIAIALYEKGLPIKVVLLGHRNGSTLVVKKSLHISGVAGLRGKTVAIPIRFSPHYLTLLSLCDRAHVPIKEINVVEMPPPDMPSALASGAIDAYIVGEPYAAKAEMAGTARVLYYMKDVQPGFISSVLVVRSDVLKKRHDEVVNLIREFYREGLWIEKNRIKAAEIAAKAYNLPEPLIEFVLTDPPDRVSYRDLIPRVDEFAKMGSQMVKWGLLKHAPDARSLIDTSWYSR, encoded by the coding sequence ATCATCTGTCCTGTAGCCGCCAAGCACCTGAAATCCACGCCAATGGCCTTTACCCCGATAAAGTTCACCTCCTGGCCCGATCTGATTGAATCCTTGGAGAGCGGGGAATTGGACATTACCTTTATCCTTGCGCCCATAGCCATTGCCCTTTATGAAAAGGGTCTGCCCATCAAGGTCGTTCTCCTCGGCCACAGAAACGGATCCACCTTAGTAGTAAAAAAATCCCTGCACATATCAGGCGTAGCCGGGCTCAGGGGCAAGACGGTTGCAATCCCGATCCGGTTCAGCCCGCACTACCTGACCCTTCTGTCGCTTTGCGACCGTGCACATGTACCCATAAAAGAAATAAACGTGGTTGAAATGCCTCCGCCTGACATGCCATCGGCCCTGGCCTCAGGTGCGATCGACGCCTATATTGTAGGAGAGCCCTATGCCGCAAAGGCTGAAATGGCAGGCACGGCCCGGGTGCTCTATTACATGAAGGACGTGCAGCCTGGCTTTATATCGAGCGTCCTGGTCGTAAGGAGCGATGTACTTAAAAAAAGACATGACGAGGTCGTAAATCTTATAAGGGAGTTCTACAGGGAAGGGCTCTGGATTGAAAAAAACCGCATCAAGGCCGCAGAGATAGCTGCAAAGGCCTATAATCTACCTGAACCCCTGATAGAATTCGTCCTTACAGACCCGCCTGACCGTGTATCATACAGGGATTTGATCCCAAGGGTGGATGAATTTGCCAAGATGGGGAGCCAGATGGTTAAATGGGGCCTGTTAAAACACGCGCCTGACGCCAGGTCCCTCATAGATACGTCATGGTATTCCAGATGA